One window of the Klebsiella sp. WP3-W18-ESBL-02 genome contains the following:
- a CDS encoding IS630-like element ISEc33 family transposase, producing MPIIAPIPRGERRLMQKAIHKTRDKNHARRLTAMLMLHRGERVSDVARTLCCARSSVGRWINWFTHSGIEGLKSLPAGRSRRWPFEHICTLLRELIKHSPGDFGYQRSRWSTELLALKINEITGCQLHAGTVRRWLPSAGLVWRRAAPTLRIRDPHKDEKMAVIHKALDECSAEHPVFYEDEVDIHLNPKIGADWQLRGQQKRVVTPGQNEKYYLAGALHSGTGKVSYVGGNSKSSALFIALLKHLKATYRRAKTITLIVDNYIIHKSRETQRWLKANPKFRVIYQPVYSPWVNHVERLWQALHDTITRNHQCRSMWQLLKKVRHFMETASPFPGGKHGQAKV from the coding sequence ATGCCGATCATAGCACCAATACCCCGTGGCGAACGACGCCTGATGCAGAAAGCTATTCATAAAACGCGCGATAAAAATCATGCCCGCAGACTCACGGCCATGCTGATGCTTCATCGGGGTGAACGGGTCAGCGATGTTGCCAGAACTCTCTGTTGTGCTCGTTCATCCGTTGGTCGCTGGATTAACTGGTTTACGCACTCAGGTATTGAAGGCCTGAAATCCTTACCCGCAGGGCGCTCCCGACGCTGGCCTTTTGAACATATCTGCACCCTGTTACGTGAGCTGATAAAGCATTCTCCCGGCGATTTTGGTTATCAACGTTCACGCTGGAGCACCGAATTACTGGCATTAAAAATCAATGAGATAACCGGTTGCCAGTTACATGCAGGAACCGTTCGCCGCTGGTTGCCATCTGCGGGGCTTGTATGGCGCAGGGCCGCGCCAACTCTGCGTATCCGTGACCCACATAAAGATGAAAAGATGGCGGTAATCCACAAAGCGCTGGATGAATGCAGCGCAGAGCATCCGGTATTTTATGAAGATGAAGTGGATATCCACCTTAATCCTAAAATCGGTGCGGACTGGCAGTTGCGCGGACAGCAGAAACGGGTAGTGACGCCGGGGCAGAACGAAAAATACTATCTGGCCGGCGCACTGCACAGTGGCACGGGTAAAGTCAGCTACGTGGGCGGCAACAGCAAAAGTTCAGCGCTGTTTATCGCTCTGCTGAAGCACCTGAAAGCCACTTACCGGCGGGCGAAAACAATCACGCTGATCGTTGATAACTACATTATCCATAAAAGCCGCGAAACACAGCGCTGGTTGAAAGCAAATCCCAAGTTCAGGGTAATTTACCAGCCGGTTTACTCGCCGTGGGTGAATCATGTGGAACGGCTATGGCAGGCACTTCATGACACGATAACCCGTAATCATCAGTGCCGCTCAATGTGGCAGTTACTGAAAAAGGTCCGCCATTTTATGGAAACCGCCAGCCCATTCCCCGGAGGAAAACATGGTCAGGCAAAAGTGTAG
- the ecpA gene encoding common pilus major fimbrillin subunit EcpA, translating to MNKKVVALAFMIAGITSADAAFAADTTAQAVATWSATAKKDTSSKLVVTPLGSLSFQYAEGVKGFSTQKGLFDVAVEGDATATGFKLTSRLLTNTLTAIDNSGSTLEIGVSYNGEKIEKTSDTTLIDTYNGSNGGNLNAIASGYNRSGRVAAQDAFAFAVVGGTTDGTKALSDYSDLPDGIWSGDVSVEFDATWTS from the coding sequence ATGAATAAGAAAGTTGTCGCTTTGGCATTTATGATCGCCGGTATTACATCAGCAGATGCTGCATTTGCTGCTGATACTACCGCTCAGGCAGTAGCAACATGGTCTGCAACTGCAAAGAAAGATACGTCCAGCAAATTAGTCGTTACGCCGCTTGGGTCACTCTCCTTTCAGTATGCGGAAGGTGTTAAGGGATTCAGTACTCAAAAAGGCCTATTTGATGTTGCGGTTGAGGGGGATGCCACTGCGACGGGGTTTAAACTAACCTCTCGTTTGCTGACGAACACCCTAACGGCGATAGATAACTCGGGTTCAACGCTGGAAATTGGGGTGAGTTACAACGGAGAGAAGATTGAGAAAACGTCAGATACGACATTGATTGATACCTATAATGGTAGCAATGGTGGCAATCTTAATGCGATCGCTTCTGGCTATAATCGCAGTGGCCGGGTGGCGGCGCAGGATGCATTTGCGTTTGCCGTTGTGGGTGGCACGACTGATGGTACCAAGGCTCTTAGCGATTATAGCGACCTGCCGGATGGAATCTGGAGCGGCGATGTCAGCGTTGAGTTCGATGCAACCTGGACTAGTTAA
- a CDS encoding helix-turn-helix domain-containing protein — protein MLDNRDMANVYPLDNTCFLYGVTEVIKQIETRLYKPLQVVWREYTFIDLTHYTFRYLIENEEYWLDELKDKKIVFICDRHLAALANYWFINFNVFGIVYNDRDDHIVDELTYVINGRFMKKDIKYCNVTKKEMEILKQISQGLSPKIIARAKDCSVKTVYSHRKNISEKLNVMLI, from the coding sequence ATGTTAGACAACAGAGATATGGCAAACGTATATCCTCTGGATAATACTTGCTTTTTATATGGTGTGACAGAAGTTATTAAGCAGATAGAAACAAGACTATACAAACCCCTACAGGTAGTATGGCGTGAGTATACTTTTATTGATCTGACTCATTATACCTTTCGTTATCTTATCGAAAATGAAGAGTACTGGTTGGATGAATTAAAAGATAAAAAGATAGTGTTTATCTGCGATCGCCACTTAGCCGCTTTAGCCAATTACTGGTTTATCAATTTTAATGTTTTTGGCATTGTTTACAATGACCGTGATGATCATATTGTTGATGAGTTAACTTATGTGATAAATGGTCGTTTTATGAAAAAAGATATTAAGTATTGCAATGTTACTAAAAAAGAAATGGAAATACTTAAACAGATCTCACAGGGTTTATCTCCAAAAATAATTGCAAGAGCAAAAGACTGTAGCGTTAAAACCGTTTACTCGCATCGTAAAAATATCTCTGAAAAATTAAATGTGATGCTCATTTAG
- a CDS encoding recombinase family protein codes for MIYGYARVSTNHQDTELQLTALKSAGCEKIFEEHASGRKSNRPVLKRLIATMQPGDELVVWKLDRIGRNVLHALLMFQQLQENGVNFRSITDGVDLRTASGRYNFRNILSAAQYESDLNSERTLAGLAVARAKGRVGGRRPKFTDEQWREIGSRISAGESRQQIAKTFDVGVSTLYKKFPVLG; via the coding sequence ATGATTTACGGTTATGCCCGAGTATCAACAAACCACCAGGACACTGAATTGCAACTAACGGCGCTCAAGTCAGCGGGTTGTGAGAAAATTTTTGAAGAGCATGCCAGCGGGAGGAAATCGAATCGGCCGGTTCTAAAACGGCTGATCGCCACTATGCAGCCGGGGGATGAACTGGTGGTCTGGAAGCTGGACAGGATTGGTCGCAATGTCCTGCATGCGTTGTTGATGTTCCAGCAGCTACAGGAAAACGGCGTGAATTTCCGTAGCATTACGGATGGTGTGGACCTGCGCACCGCCAGTGGTCGCTACAATTTCCGCAATATCCTGTCAGCAGCGCAGTACGAATCCGACCTGAACAGCGAGCGTACGCTGGCCGGGTTAGCCGTTGCGCGGGCGAAGGGAAGGGTAGGCGGGCGCCGCCCGAAATTTACTGATGAGCAGTGGCGGGAGATAGGATCTCGGATCTCCGCTGGTGAATCACGACAGCAGATCGCTAAGACGTTCGATGTTGGTGTATCGACGCTGTACAAAAAATTCCCAGTGTTAGGGTAA
- a CDS encoding phage tail protein, producing MPIPWPSATLPTGWLKCNGAAFTAAQYPKLAQAYPALKLPDLRGEFIRGWDDGRGVDGGRMLLEGQADSFRSHNHGVTAWDAWDSSVLTPNDREGDLLLSTDNAVWAGGSVNGKFNGKYGTAGNGGNETRPRNIAFNYIVRAA from the coding sequence GTGCCCATTCCGTGGCCGTCAGCAACGTTACCAACGGGGTGGCTCAAGTGCAACGGAGCAGCGTTCACAGCAGCGCAGTACCCTAAACTGGCGCAGGCATATCCGGCGCTGAAACTTCCAGACCTGCGCGGCGAGTTTATCCGTGGCTGGGATGACGGGCGGGGAGTAGACGGCGGGCGAATGCTGCTAGAAGGACAAGCTGATAGTTTTCGTTCGCATAACCACGGAGTTACTGCCTGGGATGCGTGGGATTCAAGCGTATTAACACCGAACGACCGAGAAGGAGATTTATTGCTATCGACTGACAATGCAGTTTGGGCTGGCGGCTCTGTAAATGGAAAGTTCAACGGCAAATACGGTACAGCGGGTAATGGTGGGAATGAAACTCGTCCGCGCAATATTGCATTTAACTACATCGTGAGAGCAGCATGA
- a CDS encoding tail fiber assembly protein translates to MMKAELNSELIATVAGNITVYNYDGETREYLDSTVEYLAVGVGIPANSCIDAPGNSKDGFTVCRTEDFTSWEYVTDHRGETVYNTETGEAVIISLPGSYPENTTTQAPATPYDTWEGNSWVTDIAKQHIADVAIAEQRKTTLLAEATTIIAPLVDAQAGGYIDDAEVPRLAEWQRYRYKLTKVDTSTAPDISWPPHPGEEAIQVSLD, encoded by the coding sequence ATGATGAAAGCAGAACTGAACAGCGAACTTATCGCTACAGTGGCAGGTAATATTACCGTCTATAACTACGACGGCGAGACACGAGAATATCTTGATTCAACAGTTGAATATCTGGCTGTGGGGGTTGGCATTCCGGCTAATTCCTGCATTGATGCTCCAGGTAACAGTAAAGATGGCTTTACTGTTTGTCGAACAGAAGATTTTACCTCCTGGGAGTATGTTACCGACCATCGTGGTGAAACAGTATATAACACTGAAACCGGTGAAGCAGTAATCATCTCTTTGCCTGGAAGTTACCCAGAGAATACCACTACACAGGCACCTGCCACGCCATACGATACATGGGAAGGTAATAGCTGGGTGACGGATATTGCAAAACAACACATAGCAGACGTAGCGATAGCAGAACAGAGGAAAACAACATTACTGGCTGAGGCGACAACGATTATCGCCCCACTAGTGGATGCTCAGGCAGGGGGCTATATCGATGATGCCGAAGTGCCACGCCTGGCCGAATGGCAGCGATACCGCTACAAACTGACTAAAGTCGATACCAGCACCGCACCGGATATCAGTTGGCCCCCGCACCCGGGAGAGGAGGCCATTCAGGTTTCTCTGGATTAA
- a CDS encoding tail fiber assembly protein: protein MKYFTAKPIGLYDDENNVIPTDAISISEELYLRLLEGQRNGKFIQADSAGTPVLVEELSLTHSEQIEIARSQRAVLLSTANVEIAWRQDAVDAGIATEEETAALTEWKKYRVQLMRVNPEKPEWPPLPGAGAN, encoded by the coding sequence ATGAAATATTTCACAGCAAAACCGATTGGTCTCTATGACGATGAAAATAATGTCATCCCTACTGATGCTATCAGCATTAGCGAGGAACTGTACCTGCGTTTACTGGAAGGGCAGCGTAATGGTAAATTTATTCAAGCTGATTCTGCTGGTACTCCTGTGCTTGTCGAAGAGCTATCGCTAACGCATTCAGAACAAATTGAGATTGCCAGAAGTCAGCGTGCAGTACTTCTCTCAACAGCTAATGTAGAAATCGCATGGAGACAAGATGCAGTCGATGCAGGAATAGCGACGGAGGAAGAAACCGCCGCTTTAACTGAATGGAAGAAATACCGGGTGCAGTTGATGAGGGTTAATCCAGAGAAACCTGAATGGCCTCCTCTCCCGGGTGCGGGGGCCAACTGA
- a CDS encoding phage tail protein, producing the protein MATNNFKPFATAANANVTAQADWESLPALLSGFTAGKASSAQVNKAIRQASFIAAALAQYTANKSGLDVLDDGDLNGFIAKMSAAFGKDFQALDATLTALAGLTTGANKLPYFTGTDTASQTDLTSVGRDIIGKGTIADILTYLGLRAAVTGTESILRIPAFINGKPGEYVVQTQILSSTTSNGLIVFPEAFNNKCMIIIAVDYASAAVDNSRVRFNIPTKSQCEWYGQTMSVNPTPANPSTWAWLAIGY; encoded by the coding sequence ATGGCAACAAACAACTTTAAACCGTTCGCGACAGCGGCAAATGCTAACGTGACGGCCCAGGCTGACTGGGAATCGCTTCCGGCTCTGCTTTCTGGCTTCACGGCTGGCAAAGCTTCCAGTGCTCAGGTAAACAAAGCCATTCGACAGGCCAGCTTTATAGCTGCAGCGCTGGCGCAGTACACCGCCAACAAAAGCGGTCTGGATGTACTTGATGATGGTGACCTGAACGGGTTTATCGCCAAAATGTCCGCCGCGTTCGGTAAGGATTTCCAGGCGCTTGACGCCACGCTGACGGCATTGGCAGGGCTCACAACCGGTGCAAATAAACTCCCGTATTTCACTGGAACTGATACCGCATCGCAGACTGATTTAACTTCTGTCGGTCGAGATATTATCGGGAAAGGTACTATTGCTGACATTCTCACATACCTTGGTTTAAGAGCAGCGGTGACAGGTACTGAATCCATACTACGAATTCCTGCATTTATTAATGGCAAACCGGGTGAGTATGTTGTTCAGACACAAATATTGAGCAGCACCACAAGCAACGGCTTGATCGTCTTTCCAGAGGCATTTAACAATAAGTGCATGATAATCATTGCCGTTGATTATGCTTCTGCTGCTGTTGATAACTCTCGCGTCAGATTTAACATACCTACAAAATCGCAGTGTGAATGGTATGGGCAGACCATGTCCGTCAATCCAACTCCCGCTAACCCGTCCACGTGGGCATGGCTGGCAATAGGATATTAA
- a CDS encoding DUF2612 domain-containing protein: MSKYTELITNYHATKPLFFDHIDLSTRPLIDVSSTMSGLITAFDIDTAVGVQLDILGLWIGRSRIVSQPISGVYFSWDTDGLGYDQGIWQGPYDPDSGYKTLSDETYRIILKAKIAINNWDGRNDSLPPILDAATAGSGLRMQIVDNQDMTISVWAFPETDISDVSLELIAAIKQGYLTVKAAGVWGGDVETPSVEAPSEGSKFFGFDMDNEYIGGFDVGAWGTIL, encoded by the coding sequence ATGAGCAAATACACCGAACTGATCACTAACTACCACGCTACCAAGCCACTCTTTTTTGACCATATAGATCTGAGCACCCGCCCGCTGATTGATGTGTCCAGCACTATGTCAGGGCTTATAACAGCCTTCGATATTGATACTGCTGTCGGTGTACAGCTCGACATCCTCGGTCTGTGGATCGGACGCAGTCGCATAGTCAGCCAGCCAATTAGCGGAGTTTATTTCAGCTGGGACACTGACGGGCTTGGATATGACCAGGGCATCTGGCAGGGGCCATATGATCCTGATTCTGGCTATAAGACGCTGAGTGATGAGACGTACCGCATCATTCTGAAAGCGAAAATCGCTATCAACAACTGGGACGGCCGGAACGATTCTCTGCCTCCCATCCTTGACGCTGCGACTGCTGGCTCAGGCCTCAGGATGCAAATTGTCGACAACCAGGACATGACGATATCGGTCTGGGCATTCCCCGAGACTGATATTTCTGATGTGTCTCTTGAACTGATTGCCGCTATCAAACAGGGCTATCTCACCGTTAAAGCCGCCGGCGTATGGGGCGGTGATGTTGAAACGCCTTCGGTAGAAGCACCATCCGAGGGCTCTAAATTCTTTGGGTTTGATATGGATAACGAATACATCGGTGGGTTCGATGTTGGAGCATGGGGGACAATACTCTAA
- a CDS encoding baseplate J/gp47 family protein, with amino-acid sequence MALNLDTLGLSATVTAQGISAPDYQTILDTLTSYFRQIYGSDAYLEPDSKDGQMVALVALAVHDANNTAIEIYNSFSPMTAQAAALSSNVKINGITRKVATNSTADLLLTGTAGTTITNGSARDKNGIIWNFPASVAIGVDGTVLVTATCANSGSVAALAGTITTINTPTRGWVSVTNPVAATVGSPAETDAELRIRQGQSVALPSITPFEGVDGAIANVAGVTRHKLYENDTGATDSNGLPPHSISAIVDGGDVTEIAQTIRGNKGQGTATYGKTSVTVPDTYGNPHVISFSRSTDVPIFVAITLKVFTGYTSQIGEQIKQAVADYINGLTIGDDVLLSRIYSPANLGVVSGGNARYYDITDLLIGKSSGSVSASNIDIAYDASASCSTANISITVTS; translated from the coding sequence ATGGCTTTGAACCTCGACACGCTGGGGCTATCGGCAACGGTAACCGCCCAGGGGATTAGTGCGCCTGATTACCAGACAATCCTAGATACACTGACCAGCTATTTCAGGCAGATTTACGGTAGTGATGCCTACCTCGAACCAGACAGCAAAGACGGGCAGATGGTCGCGCTGGTGGCTCTTGCCGTGCATGACGCTAACAACACCGCTATCGAGATTTACAACTCGTTTTCACCGATGACAGCGCAGGCCGCAGCGCTTAGCAGCAATGTGAAAATTAACGGGATCACGCGAAAAGTAGCGACAAACTCTACTGCTGACCTTCTGTTAACCGGTACGGCAGGCACGACTATCACGAATGGCTCCGCACGGGATAAAAACGGCATTATCTGGAATTTTCCAGCGAGTGTGGCGATCGGCGTTGATGGTACTGTGCTGGTGACGGCCACATGTGCGAATAGCGGTTCGGTTGCGGCGCTGGCCGGGACTATTACCACTATCAACACCCCGACCCGAGGTTGGGTGTCGGTAACCAATCCAGTTGCGGCTACTGTCGGTTCACCAGCCGAAACCGACGCAGAGCTGCGCATTCGGCAGGGGCAAAGCGTCGCGCTACCATCGATCACACCGTTTGAAGGTGTCGACGGTGCTATCGCTAATGTTGCTGGCGTGACACGTCACAAACTATATGAGAACGACACTGGGGCAACCGACAGCAACGGGCTGCCGCCACACTCTATTTCCGCCATCGTCGATGGAGGGGATGTTACCGAGATAGCCCAAACAATCCGGGGGAATAAAGGGCAGGGAACCGCAACTTACGGTAAAACTTCTGTCACGGTGCCGGATACTTACGGTAATCCACACGTCATCAGTTTTTCGCGCTCTACCGATGTGCCAATTTTCGTAGCCATTACCCTGAAAGTTTTTACCGGCTATACCTCTCAAATCGGCGAGCAGATTAAACAGGCTGTTGCCGATTATATAAATGGCCTAACAATTGGCGACGACGTTCTGCTGAGCCGTATTTATTCCCCGGCAAACCTCGGCGTTGTGAGCGGCGGGAATGCCCGCTATTACGATATTACCGACCTGCTGATCGGTAAGTCGTCTGGCAGCGTATCGGCATCAAACATTGATATTGCCTATGATGCTTCTGCGTCCTGTAGCACCGCGAATATCAGTATCACGGTGACCTCATGA
- a CDS encoding phage baseplate assembly protein V, which yields MPIPTQSQIGGEQQTAQAIADSVSTQMRVAMPGIIQSFDPNTVTCTVEVALRGIVGDGSTELKPLVDVPVIFPRGGGCTLTFPVKEGDECLLIFADRCVDFWWQSGGVQETVDPRQHDLSDAFAIVGPQSQAQKISGISTSAAQLRTDDGAAFVEVAAGHNITIKTPGQLTATAEGGTTITSPTITLNGNVTINGNLSQGMGESGGTATMLGPVTVTNDVTASGISVATHKHGGVQTGGGTTGGPQ from the coding sequence ATGCCAATTCCAACTCAATCACAGATCGGCGGAGAGCAGCAGACCGCGCAGGCCATTGCCGATTCGGTGTCTACCCAGATGCGCGTAGCGATGCCTGGCATCATTCAGTCGTTCGATCCTAATACTGTTACCTGCACAGTAGAGGTGGCGCTTCGCGGTATTGTTGGCGATGGCTCTACCGAATTAAAACCGCTGGTGGATGTGCCGGTTATCTTTCCGCGCGGCGGCGGTTGCACGCTGACCTTTCCGGTAAAAGAAGGCGACGAGTGTCTGCTGATCTTTGCTGACCGATGCGTAGATTTCTGGTGGCAGAGCGGCGGCGTTCAGGAGACCGTAGACCCGCGCCAGCATGACTTATCTGATGCGTTCGCCATCGTTGGCCCACAGTCGCAAGCACAGAAAATCAGCGGTATCAGCACCAGCGCCGCGCAGTTACGAACCGATGATGGCGCGGCGTTCGTAGAGGTCGCCGCAGGACATAACATCACCATTAAAACGCCGGGCCAGCTTACGGCTACGGCTGAAGGTGGAACGACAATCACATCCCCGACTATCACGCTGAACGGCAACGTAACGATTAACGGTAACCTGTCTCAGGGAATGGGAGAAAGTGGTGGTACTGCGACGATGCTTGGGCCGGTTACGGTAACGAATGATGTGACAGCTTCAGGTATAAGTGTCGCCACGCATAAACATGGCGGAGTTCAGACAGGCGGGGGAACTACTGGAGGGCCGCAATAA